From one Vanacampus margaritifer isolate UIUO_Vmar chromosome 12, RoL_Vmar_1.0, whole genome shotgun sequence genomic stretch:
- the phf3 gene encoding PHD finger protein 3 produces MDIVDTFNVLIPSDQLDDTLVIGQNLECEASNEFGPGLCLDDSLKNMLSDKDPMFGCATSQFNLLDNEDSTFQIPGSAELSGGATSTGVSGELAVTEKNSVKVKKPVARPRKRPCNVQLDTESSDGSEPAKMTTGAVPRGRPGRKPINRLQKSFLIKKGVKGVQLKKELTLGGRININDIEGGLWLRPSVVLKRLTVTIGGFKIELLPGPSYVHDTGANFDSSFSYGADIGIAMLSDDGVSAQGPVPEKVADQDVNEKICVDDTPLGLGPYVNPNDVQAANGTEMKGCTKESKDDNQTVVRKQKPVNDRKCGVKSPPSNGTAATNKVDNKEKKPIFAKKLLQSKQPLNSSKKGVITSEQSNVTKGATVSQNVPSKVVQRDDLHQMKSLKEKRSSEHLKRRAENTPSEHAPKHPKMQTGDSKVKPISPVKKTPSSGSRVVDQHSPTKQSHTLNTLKADASNSSHVTRPSHSSKTPDEGGQEKLKMKKAGKILQKQRSKTRSISLDEPQLFIPDNAPAVKKENVEQQVQQQQEQPANIESVWDGNNCCGQCKKHHNNMFMVGCGRCDEWFHGDCVGLDLLKVREMEEEDQMYVCLKCCEEESKKVEPKTPAIPAPEIKAEAPALKQAPKPKPGASEELTSGGVRSFKKEQGRRSSADVKETHHKTGIQLKLEAKSKSASSTSKKPASIEEIRRSVRDSLKDILVQRLKESDLNVPVEKASEVAKKIERELFHMYKDTENKYKNKYRSLMFNLKDTKNNVLFRKVLKGETSPAHLIRMSPEELASKELAAWRQRENRHTIEMIEKEQREVERRPITKITHKGEIEIESEEPGKVPEPVEVEVESPVKVPEVPTEPQIAPEKPADSTETETDTTSKHKSHLFDLNCKICTGRMAPPVKEAPTKVVKVATTVARRQSVKSEEASTPTPSAVEDDLHLTVLEESFQKAHSSYERRSEHTASRDDDASFLSSLKFLWRGFLTMHNVAKLVTKAFPVSGILDGLTQDLPDSIQVGGRISPQTVWDYLEKIRATGTKEVCLIRFSPVTEEDEISYTLLYAYFSSRKRFGVVSNNRKQVKDMYLIPLGACEKVPHQLVPFDGPGLESNRGNLLMGLIIRQRPKRDYIAVDINETTRMSPEVKPVTVPVQETPAEEDEKLFLASLTTPNKSEKDKLLETTDAEEEPIAESFEEPSVMGNNSQESHKPLRFLPGVLLGLGGELSPDFEEKSPKAKLAPKTAGPTSGGSKGPAATVTAAPRERFVIKKKEVKAVQAEPQTEAANTSGKKDAEAAPRAPPVSLRDKPPDVSTEAFLATLQKESETSSGDTPKKDDIALLPGKSGSQTAPEHTNTPKPLSGILKKISTYSSVPQNRASEPSHVAEAKHAPVLSSSKSSPVTTFHQGFLQISQAKQKLKEPASQSVPGEREDPAGVQPSASAVQDTGMTPALPECNSAALVHQPQQPQVPGSNHDPTVPNSFHNPNVQHQNHATPQAQESAALAEDHQTPPQAADQPPTQGQEEAQEVIYTYCHPWEEKYSEESEEREQHGRHDHRRDSHHEKKSRHRGRKHEHDDKHRDRNRHHRHSEDRHGERRKERHYGDDYDYDYDYDYSGRHKERYRHRRDSDYDNGRRSSKDSYL; encoded by the exons ATGGATATTGTGGACACTTTTAACGTTTTAATACCCAGTGACCAGTTGGACGACACCCTTGTCATAGGTCAAAATCTGGAATGTGAAGCCAGTAATGAGTTTGGGCCAGGACTCTGCCTTGATGATTCGCTCAAGAACATGCTGAGTGACAAAGATCCAATGTTTGGATGTGCAACTTCTCAGTTCAACCTGCTGGATAATGAGGACTCCACTTTTCAAATTCCGGGCTCAGCAG AGCTCAGTGGGGGTGCCACATCCACAGGCGTCAGCGGTGAGCTGGCggtaacagaaaaaaattcagTCAAGGTCAAGAAACCTGTAGCCAGACCCAGGAAACGTCCATGTAACGTGCAGTTAG ATACAGAATCCAGTGATGGTTCAGAGCCTGCTAAGATGACCACAGGCGCTGTACCCAGAGGACGACCAGGAAGGAAACCTATCAACAGGCTACAGAAGTCGTTTCTGATCAAGAAAGGAGTTAAAGGTGTACAACTGAAGAAAGAACTAACTCTGGGTGGACGCATCAATATCAATGATATTGAAGGTGGATTATGGTTAAGACCATCCGTTGTGTTGAAACGACTGACTGTCACAATTGGAGGATTCAAGATTGAACTACTTCCTGGGCCATCCTATGTCCATGACACTGGAGCCAACTTTGACAGTAGTTTTTCTTATGGTGCGGATATTGGGATTGCCATGTTGTCAGACGATGGCGTCTCTGCACAGGGTCCTGTACCTGAGAAAGTCGCAGACCAGGATGTAAATGAGAAGATATGTGTTGATGATACACCGCTTGGTTTGGGCCCGTATGTGAACCCCAACGACGTCCAGGCGGCTAACGGGACAGAAATGAAAGGGTGCACTAAAGAAAGTAAAGATGACAATCAGACTGTTGTGAGAAAGCAAAAGCCTGTCAATGACAGAAAATGTGGCGTTAAATCGCCACCTAGCAACGGGACCGCTGCAACCAACAAGGTCgacaataaagaaaagaaaccaatttttgccaaaaaactgctccaatccAAGCAACCACTTAATTCCAGTAAGAAAGGTGTGATTACAAGTGAACAAAGCAACGTGACTAAAGGAGCTACGGTTTCCCAAAATGTACCATCCAAAGTTGTCCAAAGAGATGACCTTCACCAAATGAAGTCTCTTAAAGAGAAAAGAAGCAGTGAACATTTAAAAAGACGGGCTGAAAACACCCCAAGTGAGCATGCTCCTAAACACCCAAAGATGCAAACAGGTGATTCCAAAGTGAAGCCTATCTCACCAGTGAAGAagacgccatctagtggcagccGTGTAGTTGATCAACACAGTCCAACCAAACAGTCTCATACCCTCAACACCTTGAAAGCAGACGCTTCAAACTCTTCACACGTCACTCGTCCAAGTCATTCCTCTAAAACACCAGACGAAGGAGGACAGGAGAAGCTTAAAATGAAGAAGGCTGGGAAGATCCTACAAAAGCAAAGAAGTAAAACAAGGAGCATCTCTTTGGATGAGCCACAGCTGTTCATCCCTGACAATGCTCCGGCTgttaagaaagaaaatgttgagCAACAGGTGCAACAGCAGCAGGAGCAACCTGCCAACATCGAGTCTGTGTGGGATGGAAACAACTGCTGTGGTCAGTGCAAGAAACACCACAACAACAT gttcatggTAGGCTGCGGCCGCTGTGATGAATGGTTCCATGGTGATTGTGTCGGTCTCGACCTGCTCAAAGTACgcgagatggaggaggaggaccaGATGTACGTGTGCTTAAAGTGCTGCGAGGAGGAGAGCAAAAAGGTGGAGCCCAAAACCCCTGCTATACCTGCACCCGAAATAAAGGCCGAGGCCCCTGCTCTGAAGCAAGCTCCCAAACCCAAGCCAGGAGCTTCTGAGGAACTCACATCTGGCGGGGTCCGATCGTTCAAGAAG GAACAAGGTAGAAGATCGTCTGCAGATGTCAAAGAAACCCATCATAAAACAG GCATTCAGCTGAAACTTGAGGCAAAAAGTAAAAGTGCATCTTCCACTTCAAAAAAGCCCGCATCTATCGAGGAGATCAGACGCAGCGTGCGTGATTCTCTGAAAGATATCCTCGTTCAGAG GTTGAAGGAGTCTGATTTGAATGTCCCGGTGGAGAAAGCTTCAGAAGTTGCCAAGAAGATTGAGAGAGAACTTTTCCACATGTATAAAGATACCGAAAACAAATACAAGAATAAGTATCGAAGTTTGATGTTTAACCTCAAAGATACTAAAAATAAT GTTCTCTTTAGGAAGGTTCTGAAGGGAGAAACCTCTCCGGCTCATCTCATCCGAATGAGTCCCGAGGAACTAGCTTCCAAGGAACTGGCTGCTTGGCGGCAAAGAGAGAACCGACAC ACAATTGAAATGATTGAAAAAGAGCAACGAGAGGTTGAGAGGCGTCCAATCACCAAGATCACACATAAAGGGGAGATCGAGATTGAGAGTGAAGAACCAGGGAAGGTACCTGAACCCGTGGAGGTGGAG GTTGAATCGCCAGTCAAAGTCCCAGAAGTACCAACAGAACCTCAGATTGCGCCGGAGAAGCCCGCAGATAGCACGGAGACTGAGACAGACACCACAAGCAAACACAAGTCTCACTTATTTGACCTCAACTGCAAAATATGTACAG GCCGCATGGCACCCCCAGTGAAAGAGGCACCCACCAAAGTTGTCAAAGTTGCTACAACAGTCGCAAGGCGACAGTCTGTCAAAAGCGAGGAGGCGAGCACGCCGACGCCATCTGCTGTTGAGGACGACCTGCACCTCACCGTTTTAGAGGAGAGCTTTCAGAAGGCTCACAGCAGTTACGAGCGAAG GTCCGAGCATACAGCTAGCCGAGATGATGACGCATCGTTCCTCTCCAGCCTGAAGTTCTTGTGGCGAGGCTTCCTTACTATGCACAATGTGGCTAAACTTGTCACAAAAGCTTTCCCTGTGTCAGGCATTCTGGACGGCTTGACTCAG GATCTTCCGGACAGCATTCAGGTTGGTGGAAGGATAAGTCCGCAGACTGTGTGGGACTACTTGGAGAAGATACGTGCTACAGGAACTAAA GAAGTGTGCCTGATCCGCTTCTCCCCTGTCACTGAGGAAGACGAGATTTCCTACACTCTGCTGTACGCTTACTTCAGCAGCAGAAAGCGTTTTGGCGTGGTGTCAAACAACCGCAAACAAGTGAAGGACATGTATCTCATTCCTTTGGGTGCTTGTGAAAAAGTGCCGCATCAGCTTGTGCCTTTTGATGGACCAG GTCTGGAAAGCAACCGAGGAAACCTTCTCATGGGTCTTATAATTCGTCAGAGGCCAAAAAGAGATTATATTGCTGTTGACATCAATGAAACGACAAGGATGTCTCCTGAAGTCAAGCCCGTCACAGTTCCTGTCCAAGAAACTCCCGCGGAAGAAGATGAGAAGCTCTTCCTGGCCTCATTGACTACTCCCAATAAAAGCGAGAAGGATAAACTACTCGAGACGACAGACGCCGAAGAAGAACCCATCGCGGAGTCTTTTGAAGAACCGTCCGTGATGGGGAACAACAGCCAGGAATCCCACAAGCCGTTGCGTTTTCTTCCAGGCGTGCTACTGGGCTTGGGTGGAGAACTTTCGCCAGATTTCGAAGAAAAGTCTCCCAAAGCCAAACTGGCTCCGAAAACAGCGGGGCCAACCAGCGGGGGCTCCAAGGGTCCAGCTGCTACCGTCACTGCCGCTCCTCGCGAACGCTTTGTCATcaagaaaaaagaagtcaaagccGTCCAAGCCGAACCGCAGACGGAGGCTGCGAACACTTCAGGGAAAAAAGACGCCGAGGCTGCACCCCGAGCTCCTCCGGTCTCCTTGAGAGATAAACCTCCAGATGTTTCCACCGAAGCTTTCTTGGCCACGCTTCAAAAAGAGAGCGAAACGAGCAGCGGCGATACCCCCAAGAAAGATGACATCGCTCTTCTCCCGGGCAAGTCGGGATCGCAGACCGCGCCAGAGCACACAAATACCCCCAAACCTCTAAGTGGCATCTTGAAAAAGATTTCCACATATTCAAGTGTGCCACAAAACAGAGCCAGTGAACCGAGCCACGTTGCTGAGGCGAAGCATGCTCCTGTGTTGAGTAGCAGTAAAAGCAGCCCGGTGACAACATTTCATCAAGGCTTTCTACAAATCTCTCAGGCCAAACAAAAACTCAAAGAACCTGCCAGTCAATCAGTCCCCGGTGAGCGTGAAGATCCTGCTGGAGTCCAGCCGAGCGCTTCTGCAGTACAAGACACGGGGATGACGCCAGCTCTCCCAGAATGCAACAGTGCTGCACTTGTCCACCAGCCGCAGCAACCTCAGGTACCTGGCAGCAATCACGACCCAACTGTCCCCAACTCTTTCCACAACCCAAACGTCCAGCATCAGAACCACGCCACGCCGCAGGCCCAGGAGAGCGCCGCACTCGCAGAGGACCACCAAACCCCCCCGCAGGCCGCCGATCAACCTCCAACGCAAGGCCAAGAGGAAGCCCAGGAGGTGATCTACACGTACTGTCACCCGTGGGAGGAGAAGTACAGCGAGGAGAGCGAGGAGAGGGAGCAACACGGGAGGCACGACCACCGCAGAGACTCGCACCACGAGAAGAAGAGCAGGCACCGCGGCAGGAAGCACGAGCACGACGACAAGCACAGGGACAGGAACAGGCACCACAGACACTCGGAGGACCGCCACGGCGAGAGGCGGAAAGAGCGGCACTACGGCGACGACTACGACTACGACTATGACTACGACTACAGCGGCCGCCACAAAGAACGCTACCGACACCGGCGGGACTCGGACTATGACAACGGGCGGAGGAGCTCAAAAGACAGTTACTTGTAA
- the LOC144062003 gene encoding isoaspartyl peptidase/L-asparaginase isoform X1 produces MTSCLSRNSKMSAVIVVHGGAWAIPDDLAKVSVDGVKAAAAEGFAVLRKGGAALDAVESAVRALEDNDLFNAGHGATLNAEGEVEMDAIIMDGRTLACGAVLSVKNIANPVSLARAVMEKTDHVALTDTGANMFAKSIGMATVPTDELVTSYQRKEWEKHKNYLTGVKEDFNSQWAHDTVGAVAVDCAGNVACATSTGGIRNKMVGRVGDSPVIGCGGYADNLSGAVSCTGHGESILKVTLARLILSHIEQGKSVEEASNMALQYMGERVHGAGGVIVVSPKGQWASTFTTQRMAWAAVANEVIYYGLEPDEKRKEHLS; encoded by the exons ATGACCTCATGTCTTTCTAGGAATTCAAAGATGTCAGCAGTCATAGTTGTGCACGGTGGAGCGTGGGCCATTCCGGATGACCTCGCTAAGGTCTCAGTTGATGGTGTAAAGGCGGCAGCTGCTGAAGGCTTTGCTGTGCTGCGAAAAGGAGGGGCCGCACTGGATGCTGTCGAGTCAGCCGTACGGGCCCTGGAAGATAACGATTTGTTTAATGCAG GTCATGGAGCAACTCTAAATGCGGAAGGGGAAGTGGAGATGGACGCCATTATCATGGATGGAAGGACGCTAGCTTGCGGTGCTGTGTTGTCAGTAAAAAACATCGCTAACCCTGTTTCACTGGCACGGGCAGTGATGGAGAAG ACCGATCACGTCGCGTTGACAGACACCGGTGCAAACATGTTTGCTAAGAGTATCGGCATGGCCACAGTTCCCACTGATGAACTGGTGACTAGTTACCAGAGAAAAGAATGGGAGAAGCACAAGAACTATCTAACAGGGGTGAAAGAAGACTTCAACAGTCAGTG GGCACATGATACTGTTGGTGCTGTTGCTGTGGACTGCGCTGGGAATGTCGCCTGTGCCACATCGACTGGAGGGATCCGAAATAAAATGGTTGGCAGAGTTGGTGACAGTCCTGTCATTG gCTGTGGGGGATATGCAGACAACCTCAGTGGTGCAGTGTCTTGTACTGGCCATGGAGAGTCAATCCTTAAAGTCACACTGGCCAGACTCATCCTTTCACACATTGAACAAG GTAAATCCGTGGAAGAGGCTTCAAACATGGCTCTGCAGTACATGGGCGAGCGTGTGCATGGCGCTGGTGGAGTCATTGTTGTTTCTCCAAAGGGTCAGTGGGCGTCAACTTTCACCACCCAACGAATGGCTTGGGCAGCTGTGGCAAATGAGGTTATCTACTATGGACTGGAGCCCGATGAAAAACGGAAAGAGCATTTGTCCTAA
- the LOC144062003 gene encoding isoaspartyl peptidase/L-asparaginase isoform X2 — MSAVIVVHGGAWAIPDDLAKVSVDGVKAAAAEGFAVLRKGGAALDAVESAVRALEDNDLFNAGHGATLNAEGEVEMDAIIMDGRTLACGAVLSVKNIANPVSLARAVMEKTDHVALTDTGANMFAKSIGMATVPTDELVTSYQRKEWEKHKNYLTGVKEDFNSQWAHDTVGAVAVDCAGNVACATSTGGIRNKMVGRVGDSPVIGCGGYADNLSGAVSCTGHGESILKVTLARLILSHIEQGKSVEEASNMALQYMGERVHGAGGVIVVSPKGQWASTFTTQRMAWAAVANEVIYYGLEPDEKRKEHLS, encoded by the exons ATGTCAGCAGTCATAGTTGTGCACGGTGGAGCGTGGGCCATTCCGGATGACCTCGCTAAGGTCTCAGTTGATGGTGTAAAGGCGGCAGCTGCTGAAGGCTTTGCTGTGCTGCGAAAAGGAGGGGCCGCACTGGATGCTGTCGAGTCAGCCGTACGGGCCCTGGAAGATAACGATTTGTTTAATGCAG GTCATGGAGCAACTCTAAATGCGGAAGGGGAAGTGGAGATGGACGCCATTATCATGGATGGAAGGACGCTAGCTTGCGGTGCTGTGTTGTCAGTAAAAAACATCGCTAACCCTGTTTCACTGGCACGGGCAGTGATGGAGAAG ACCGATCACGTCGCGTTGACAGACACCGGTGCAAACATGTTTGCTAAGAGTATCGGCATGGCCACAGTTCCCACTGATGAACTGGTGACTAGTTACCAGAGAAAAGAATGGGAGAAGCACAAGAACTATCTAACAGGGGTGAAAGAAGACTTCAACAGTCAGTG GGCACATGATACTGTTGGTGCTGTTGCTGTGGACTGCGCTGGGAATGTCGCCTGTGCCACATCGACTGGAGGGATCCGAAATAAAATGGTTGGCAGAGTTGGTGACAGTCCTGTCATTG gCTGTGGGGGATATGCAGACAACCTCAGTGGTGCAGTGTCTTGTACTGGCCATGGAGAGTCAATCCTTAAAGTCACACTGGCCAGACTCATCCTTTCACACATTGAACAAG GTAAATCCGTGGAAGAGGCTTCAAACATGGCTCTGCAGTACATGGGCGAGCGTGTGCATGGCGCTGGTGGAGTCATTGTTGTTTCTCCAAAGGGTCAGTGGGCGTCAACTTTCACCACCCAACGAATGGCTTGGGCAGCTGTGGCAAATGAGGTTATCTACTATGGACTGGAGCCCGATGAAAAACGGAAAGAGCATTTGTCCTAA